Genomic window (Dictyoglomus thermophilum H-6-12):
AATAGGATCTTTTTTCCCATGCTCAATAAATAAAAATCTTGGAGCAATAAGAGAGGCTATATCATACATCTCTCCATAATTTAAAACTCCCGGAACATAGTTACATTCACAGTGATGTATAGATAAAATACTATCCTTAAAAGTATTCAAATATCCACTGATTACTGTAGCCTTTATTCTATCATCTATAGCTGACGCAAATAATGCTGTTGTTCCTCCACCAGAAATCCCATAAATCCCGATAGCTTCTTTTTTTATCTCAAAATTTTCTAGAAAAAGATCTATAGTCCTTATGACATCCCAAACCCTTAACCCTATTAAAGTCTTACCTTGCATCAAAGCCCAAAAAGCATAACTTCTACAAGAGCTTTTATCTTCCCTTTCCTCTATATCTTTCTTCTCCCTTCTTTCTCCAAATCCAAGCTGTTCTATAACAAAGGTCAAAAAACCATTTTGAGCAAGGATGAGTCCAAAATTTTTCATATAAGAAGAGGAAGATCCAAAAACTGCATCCTTTGCTCCAATTCCATGCCCAGGTACAGCTATAACAAAAGGAGCAGGAAAGTCTACATTGGGAGTTAGCAAATAACCTATTACTTCTATATCTTCTGAGGAGTTAAACTTTATTTTCTCAATGGAAATATCCTTAAAGCTTTTCTTTTCAAGAATTTTTAAATCAAAATCAGACTTCTCAGGAAAATCCCCTAAAAT
Coding sequences:
- a CDS encoding alpha/beta hydrolase family protein; amino-acid sequence: MDFKYFLKLYEKERKYEFKARTFEEWEDWRVNFRRDLINILGDFPEKSDFDLKILEKKSFKDISIEKIKFNSSEDIEVIGYLLTPNVDFPAPFVIAVPGHGIGAKDAVFGSSSSYMKNFGLILAQNGFLTFVIEQLGFGERREKKDIEEREDKSSCRSYAFWALMQGKTLIGLRVWDVIRTIDLFLENFEIKKEAIGIYGISGGGTTALFASAIDDRIKATVISGYLNTFKDSILSIHHCECNYVPGVLNYGEMYDIASLIAPRFLFIEHGKKDPIFPIESTIKACEKVRAVYEFLGVPENLDWEFFDGGHEIYANKSIAWLKKILQKA